The genome window CTGAGTCTAAAAATTTAGCGGCGTTTTTCTTTTGGACGGCATGGAGTTCTACAACACTTAGACCAGATGATACGGTTAGTTACACTAATAATTTTCCTCATGAGCCTCTGGTTGGGAATACCCCAAGTGCAAGTGTGTTGATGTGGTCTATTTTTTCTATATTTTTATTGATAGCAGGAATAGGATTTTTGGTTTGGTATTACGCTAAACAATTTGATATGTGGAGAGGTGATATTGAGCCTGAAGCGGGATTTGCTAAGTCTGATATTATGGAGTCGGTATTATTAACGCCATCAATGCGAGCGACGCTGAAGTACTTTGTGGTGGTGGCTTTGTTAATGATTGTCCAGGTTATTTTGGGTATCATTACCGCACATTACCAAGTGGAGGGGCATGGATTATATGGCATCCCTTTATCAGATTATTTGCCGTACTCACTTTCTCGTTCTTGGCATACCCAATTAGCGGTGCTGTGGATTGCTACCGCTTGGCTAGCATCTGGATTATTTTTTGCTCCATTATTGTCAGGCTATGAGCCAAAGTATCAGGTGCTCGGCGTTAACTTCCTCTTCATCTCTCTTTTGATAATAGTGGTTGGGGCTTTTGCTGGTCAGTGGTTATCGGTTTTTAGATTGTTAGGTGGAGATTCACAAAAAATATTTTATTTTGGTACTCAGGGTTATGAGTATGTTGATATGGGAAGATTTTGGCAAATCTATTTATTTATCGGGTTACTACTCTGGGTATTTTTAGTATTGCGAGCGTTGGCACCTGCGTTAAAACAAAAAGAAAATAACTCATTGCTGATATTAGTTATATTATCAACTGTCTCAATCGGATTGTTATATGGAGCAGGACTAATGTATAACGAACATACCAATATTGGTATAGTTGAGTACTGGAGATGGTGGGTGGTGCATCTTTGGGTTGAGGGCGTTTTTGAAGTATTCGCCACTGCAATAGTTGCAGTAGTCTTTGTAAAAATGGGCATCTTGCGCATTAGAGTGGCCACAACTTCTGTAATGATTTCTGCAATTATATTCTTAAGTGGAGGAGTGCTAGGCACCTTTCATCATTTATATTGGTCTGGAACTCCTATTTCTGTTTTGGCACTCGGTGCAGTCTTCTCAGCATTAGAAGTAGTACCACTTACTGTCATGGGGTTTGAAGCATATCAGCATGTCTATATGGAGAAAAAAGTTAGTTGGCATGATAACTACAAATGGCCGTTTAGATTTTTTGCAGGGGTATTATTTTGGAATATGATTGGCGCTGGTGCATTCGGATTTTTGATAAATCCACCAATTTCGTTGTATTATATGCAGGGGTTGAACACTACTGCTAACCATGGACATGCCGCTCTATTTGGAGTGTATGGTATGCTAGGTATTGGTCTTATGTTGTTTTGTCTTAGAGGATTAACAGATATTAGTAAGTGGAGTGAAAAATTAATATCTTTTTCATTCTGGAGTTTGCAAATTGGTATGATTCTTATGACTTTTTTCTCCTTGCTACCACAAGGATTCTATCAAGCGTATCATAGTTTTCAAAATTCATATTATTATGCTAGGTCTGCTGAGTTTATGCATAATCCAATTATGCAGTTTTTTGTTTGGGCCAGAGTGCCAGGGGATATTATTTTTGCACTCGGGATAGTGTCGTTAGTAATTTTTGTACTTACATTAATAAAACATAGGAGATAGGAATGAATAAAATATTTACTGTAGTAATAAGCACTGTTATGGTGTTGTTTCAAACAAGTGCTTATTACTACAGTAAATATTTTATTCATTCCTATCTCCTATGTTTTATTAATGTAAGTACAAAAATTACTAACGACACTATCCCGAGTGCAAAAATAATAGTTAAGTTAGAAGTTAAAGAAATTGAAAAGGAAATTGCTCCAGGGGTTAAGTATACCTTTTGGACTTACGGTGATTATGTTCCTGGGAAATTTATTCGTGTAAGAGTAGGAGATGAGGTTGAATTTCATCTTTCTAATCACCCCACGAGTAAGGTACCTCATAATATAGATTTACATGCTGTTACAGGTACTGGAGGTGGAGCCGCTTCTTCGTTTACTGCTCCCGGCCACACTTCTGTATTTAATTTTAAAGTCATTAACCCTGGTTTATATATTTATCATTGTGCAACCGCTCCAGTAGGAATGCATGTTGCAAATGGCATGTATGGATTAATTTATGTAGAAACAGAAGAAGGTCTTCCACCAGTAGATAAAGAATTTTATGTAGTGCAGGGTGATTTTTATACCGTGGGTAAAAATGGACAGCAAGGTTACCAACCTTTCAGTATGGAAAAAGCGATAAACGAAACTCCAGACTATGTTGTGTTTAACGGATCTACTACTTCATTAGTGGGACCTAATGCGCTCAAAGTCAATGTCGGTGAAACCGTTCGAATCTTTTTTGGAGTTGGCGGACCAAATTTAACTTCATCGTTCCATCCAATTGGTGAAATATTCGATAAAGTGTACCCAGAGGGAGCGACAAATGTCTTTTATGAAAATGTTCAAACTACCAGCGTCCCACCTGGCGGTTCGTCGATTGTTGAGTTTAAATCTGATGTGCCCGGAGTAAGTATTCTCGTAGACCACGCACTTACTAGAGCGTTTAATAAAGGAGCATTAGGCCAAATTAAATTTGTTGGACCAGAAAATAAAACAATCTATTCTGGCAAAGTTGCTGACGAGGTGTATCTCCCTGAAGGAATAGATGTTCGGGTACCTGTTGAAGATAAATTTGTTGTTGCCACTGCCCCGAAAACTAAAGCTGATAGAATTGCAAAGGGTAAGCAGCTCTATATAACCAACTGTGCCGCTTGCCATCAAACCAATGGTGCGGGTATTGAAAATGTATTTCCTCCACTGGCTAAGTCTGATTATCTTAATAAAGATAAAGCCAATGCAATCAGAGCCGTGATCAAAGGATTAACTGGTCCTATCGTAGTAAATGGAAAAAAATACAACTCAGCAATGCCAGCATTAAATCTAAACAATGATGAAGTAAGCAATATCCTCACTTTTGTTTATAACTCTTGGGGCAATTCTAATAAAGAAGTCACTCCAGAAGAGGTTGAAGCACAAAGAAAATAATGGTATGAAGATTGCTACCTTTGTCGTGCTAACTATAGTGTCTGCTGGATCTTTTTCCGAAACTATAGATAGCACGACGATGGTGCAAATACCAGAGGGAATGTATAAACCTTTTTTTAGCTCGCCTCCTGCCTCAGTAAAAAATACCTCAAAGGTTGCGATCAGTCAAAGCACAACTTTTCCAACTACCAGATCTGTTACCATAAAATCGTTTTGGATGGATAAATATCCTGTGACGAGAAAACAGTTTATGAAGTTTACTGAAACTTCACCTGAATGGAAAAAAGACAAAGTATCTAAATTATTTAGTGACCAACAGTATTTATCAACTAATGAAATTGATCAGGCACCTATTACTAATGTTTCGTGGTTTGCCGCACAGTCGTATTGTGAATCAGCGGGTAAAACCTTGCCCACCACAGATCAATATGAATATGTTTATACTAATAATAATTTAGATCAAACAAATATTAAAAGCATAGAAATTAATTGGTTGAGCAAGCCTGCAACCAAAGCATTGCGGAAAGTTGGAGAAGGCAACCCAAATAGTTTTGGTATATTTGATCTTTATGATTTAATCTTTGAATGGACCTATGATTTTAATGCGATTATTGTCAATGGCGGAGATAGTAGAGATATATCCGATACAGACGGGCAGTTGTTTTGTGGATCAGGCAGTTTAAATTCTTTGGACGCCACGAACTACCCTGCGTTTTTGAGATTCTCACTCCGATCTAGTTTAGATGCAAAATTTTCCACCAGCCAATTAGGTTTTCGGTGCGTCATTAATCAGAAATCATTATGAAGAGAGTTATTTTCAGCGTATTAATGATATTGTTTGTGTTGCCGGTGCAGGCGCAATCAGAACCAGCTTCGTTATTTAGCTTGCCAGGAACTTGGCAAGATTCATTTAGCAAGGAATTTACCTATAAAGATTTTGCCAAACATAGAATTTCCATTGTGGCCATGGTATTTACCCATTGCCAAGCTGCTTGTCCGATAATTATATCCCAGCTTAAAAAATTAGCTAAGGCTTTGCCCGATGACGCAGAGCAGCGTGGTATTGTCTTTAAAATGTTTTCATTTGATTATGAGCGAGATAATCCGACCAGCAATTCAGCATACTTGAAAGAGCACAAGCTAAATAGTTCATTGTGGAATATGTATTCTTCGGACGAGGTAACCGTGCGCAAATTAGCTTTAGTGTTGGGTGTTAAGTACAAGCGAGATGAGTTCGGAGATTTCGAACATTCAAATTTAGTAACTATCATTAATGCAAAAGGTGAAATAATAATCCAATTAAATGCGGTTACTATAGATATTCAAAAAGCACTTGCAGCGATCAACCTAAAATAAAACAATAAAATAAAACACTAGTGTACAATGTCTACACTATGGAACGCAGTCCATTTGAACATTCAGTCTCAGGAATATCTAAACAAGTTGGAAGTTTCTTTCGTAAACATGACGCCTATTTAAATATTGCACTGTTACTTTGTTTTGTGCCAATTCCGTTAGCGGGTCTACTCGCATTTATCATTGGTGTGGTTGGAGCGCTGTATCAAGCTCAAAATTTGTTCCCGACTAATGAACGACTATACATTTCCGTAATACTATTTTTAGCCATTGTCAATACGATATTGTTCACCTATCTCTACTATTCTTATATACTTTCACTGGTAACTTTTTTTAAGTCATTGCTGATGTTCCTAGTACCTGACTCTGTGCAAGGAATCTACACATGAGTGAACTCGCAATTAAAAAATATTGCACCAATTGTGGTGAATTGATAAGCGCACTAGATAAATTCTGCTCTCATTGTGGTGTTGCAGTGGTGGGTGGAGGTGGCGAAGGAGGCGGAAATGGAGAGATATCTACTTCTGTAACTTCAGGCGCGCATCAGATTAATGTCCATGTCAATGTTAACAGCACTGCAAAAGATGTTGAAGAAGAGGATTTAAAAAGTAAAGTAGTAGCAGGTGTGTTGGCTTTATTTTTAGGTGGATTGGGAATACATAAATTTTATTGTGGAAGAATCGGTACCGGCATCGTTTATTTGATATTTTTCTGGACTTTCATTCCGGCTATTGTGGGATTTATTGAGGGTATAATATATCTTGTACAAAGGAACGATAAGATTTTTACTAAAAAATACTGTTATTAATAAATTAAGGAGAATTATTATGCTACAAAATTTACACAAAAGTGGATTATTGATCGTATGCGTCGTCCTAGCATTGTCACTTACCTCGTGCAAAAATAAAGAAGAATCTACCGCACCAAAATCACTTAATTTTTATAACTGGTCAGAGTATATAGACCCTGCCGTGATTACTGAATTTGAAGCTGAATCAGGAATTAAAGTGCAGTATGACCTATTTGATAGCCAAGAAGTTGTAGAATCAAAAATGCTTGCTGGTGATAGTGGATATGATCTTGTTGTGATAGGTTCTAATTTTATGGAAAGATTTATCAGCAATAAACTTGCCTATAAGCTTGATAAATCTCTTCTACCAAACCTTGTGAACGCCGACCCGAACTTCTTAAAAGTATTAGCCTCATTTGATGCTAATAACGAACATGCGATTAATTATCTATGGGGAATGACCGCGATTTCTTACAACGAGGAGCTCGTGAAGAAAAATTTACCAAATGCAAATTTAAGTTCATGGAGTCTTCTCTTTGACCCAACATCAGCTAAAGCATTATCAAAATGTGGTATTGCGATCACTGATAATCCTGCTGAGGTCGTTGCCAACGCACTTATTTATTTGAAAAAAGATCCACTTTCGGGAAGCATTGAAGATCTTGGGGAGGCTAAAAAACTTCTTCTGGCTATTCGCCCATATGTCAAATACATTGATACGACAAAAGTGATAAATGACTTTGCCAATAAAGAGATTTGTATCGGTATTACTTACAATGGCGATGCAAATATTGCACAAACAAGAGCCGATGAAGCAAAACTACCCATCAAGATTAAATTCTTTGTGCCGAAGGAAGGTGCAGTTAGATTCTTTGATACCTTGATGATTCCCAGTGACGCTAAAAATATTGCTGAAGCACATACGTTTATTAACTTTATTTTGAAACCTGAAATTATGGCAAAAATTACAAATTTCACTCAATATGCTAACAGTAATATTCAATCGTCGCAGTTTGTAGACAAGGCAGTCCTAGAAAACACAAGTATTTACCCTCCCAAGGATTTGGAAAGCAAACTTATCTCCGTTCGTTCATATTCATTAGAATATGAACGCGCATTAACCGATGTGTGGAATAGTTTTAGAACTGCGCAAGCAAAATAGGGCAATCAGCTACATGACAATCTCTAAAGGAGATTAATGTGAGATTTAACTATTTAGCATTATTATTTATCTTGCAAATAGGCTGTGTTCCCGCCTTTGCGTTATCGTTAAAACAAGGCGAAGTCAAAATAATTCGCGATGCCTATGGGGTTCCAGCGATATTTGCTAACTCAGTACGAGAAGTCTATTATGGGTATGGATACGCTGTAGCTCAAGATAGATTATTTCAAATGGAAATGATCCGAAGAAGCACCCAAGGGCAAGTTGCTGAAGTATTAGGAGTAGAATATCTGGCTTTTGATAAATATGCGCGAAACTTATTCTGGAAAAAAAGCATACTAGCTCAAATAGACGCACTCAGTGTTGAGGAAAAAGCCATCCTTGATTCATATGCCGATGGCATGAATGCGTATATTGACAGCATCTCTTCAGAGCCACAATTAATTCCCCATGAATTCAAAAAACTTGGCATGGCCTTGACCAAGTGGAATAGGTTTGATGTGGTGATGGTTTTTGTTGGAACAATGGCTGGGAGATATTCTGATTTTACCACCGAGCTTGAAAACCTAAAATTACTTGGAAGCTTACGAAAAAAATACGGCGATAACACTGCACAAAATATTTTTAACCAACTTAAGTGGATTGTCGATCCACTCGCACCTACTACCATACCTAGACGATACGGTAGTTTTGAAGGAAGAGTAACAAATAAAGCACTTTTGCCACCTGACCAATCATGGTTAAAAGTAGATCCAGTGGTAAGTGCAAGTGAGGATATGTTGGGAATTATGAAACCTTCACCAGCATCAAATATTTGGATACTTGGCAAAAATAAATCAAAAAATGCTGAAGCGATATTAGTGAATGGGCCACAGTTTGGCTTGTTTGACCCTGGCTATGTCTATGCTGTTTCTTTACATGCCCCAGGTTTTGAAGTTTCCGGTACAACTCCTTTTGCATATCCATGTATTATCTTTGGGCATAACAATGCGATTGGGTGGGGGTCAACCGCAGGGTTTGGTGACTTGGTGGATTTATTTGTAGAAAAATTACACGATAAAAATAAAAATGAATATTTGCATCAGGGAGTTTATAAACCCATGGAAGTTACAAGGGAGACCATATTGGTTAAAAATGCCGACCCAGTAATTTTTACCGTGAGTCGATCTGTGCATGGCAATATCATTGCACTAGGTAGCGAATATGCGATTAGTAAAGCTCGCTCGTGGGAAGGGACAGAAGTGAAATCTATGTTCGCGTGGCTCTATGTCGCAAAAGCAAAAAATTATCAAGAGTGGTTACAACAAGCCTCTCAATTTACCCTTTCAATAAACTGGTATTTAATTGGTAGTTCTGGAGTAATTGGTTACAGTCATGTTGGGAGACTCCCATTAAGACACTCACAGCATGATTCACGATTTCCTATCCTCGGAACTGGGGAGTATGATTGGAAAGGCTTTTTACCCTTTACAAAAAATCCTAAGTTTTACGATCCATCTGGAAGTTTTTTAACTAATTGGAATAATAGTCCCATGCATAATTATCCGAACCCAGATATGCTTTGGTGGAATTGGTCAATCGTTGATAGAGTTAATGAGATTAACATTCGTTTTCCCCGAAGTGGAAGTATGAGCGCTAGTGAGGCTTGGGATATCATTCCTAAGACTAGTGAAGCAGATCTCAATGCTAGATATTTTGTCCCTCTGTTTCTTGCCGCAATGAAGAAAGCAAAGCTTTCCCTAACGCAACTTGAGTTGCTAGAGCAAATTAAACAATGGAGCAGAAATGAACAAATCTATAAAGATGGCAAGTACTCGGATTTCCTTAAACTCTGGATTAGCGAAGTTGCACAGCGTACGTTTACCCCAGTGCTTGACAAACCTTACGTAACTTCGTTTCTAGATATTGGAGATATTGACCATGGCTCCAATAACAATTCTATTAATAATACTGTTGGGGTTAAAGCGTTATACTATGCGTTATTGGGTAAAAACTCTTCAATACCATATATATTTGATTGGTACACAGGTACCAGTAGCGTGCAAGTTATTCAGGATTCTTTTTTTGCCTTATTTACCCCTGAAGATAAAAGTAAAGTCGTCGGTGGGAATACTACTAAAATGTTCTCGTATTCTCATAAAAACTTTTTAGATATCCCTCAGTCATTATCTAACCTTACCCATTTCACTACATCACAGATGAACCGCGGCACGCAAAACAACATGATTGTTTTTGCTAAAAAAAAGGTAAGTCAGTGTAATGTGACGCCACCAGGTCAAAATGGTACTATGTTACAAGAAGGTCAATATCAAAAGCATGGTGTAGATCAGTTGACCCTGTACAATACCTATCAATGCAAGCAACAATATTTCTATGAGTCGGATATCGTATCTCATAGCAGCTCTCAGTTAAGCATAATCGTTAAATAATTTTATTTTTGCTATACAAGCAGTCTAATCAAGTAGCTTTGTGAAAGTAGCAAATTCTAAATCTTTCACATAGCCCAGTGAGTGATAGAGCGCTTGAGCATTGACATTGGTATGTGCGGTGGTCAGGGTGATTTGTGCCATGCCATTGGCCCGTGCAACCTCTTCAGCGAATTGCATCATAGCTTTAGCTACCCCAGATCGTCTATAGTCTTTTTCAACATAGAGATCGTAAAGTACATAAATCGGACGAGTGAGCAAAGAACAAAAAGTAGGGTAGAGCTGAATAAAACCAAGGCTAGTTAATGGGGTGCTGGCGATAAGTATCACTGATTCCTTTTTATTCATTCTCATTGCTAAGTATGTTTGAGCTTCTGAGGGCGAGATTGGTTTTTGATAAAACAATCTATAATTGCAAAACATGGGGATGATTTTAGTGAGGTCTTTTTCCGATGCTACGGTAACATCAAAAGCATGATTCATAGTATGTGCTGTTACGGTGCAAAAGTAATAGCAATACCGGTATTACCTGCTCTACCGGTTCTTCCGATGCGGTGAGTGTAATCATCATAGTTAGCTGGCAAATCAAAATTAATTACATGACTTACTTGCGGAATATCTAATCCACGAGACGCGATATCAGTGGCAATAAGTATCTGTACTTTATTTTCTCTAAATAGCAGTAGAGATTTTTGCCTTGCGGCCTGGGTTTTGTCGCCATGAATTGAAGTTGCCTTAAATCCTCTCTGGATCAGATCTTTTTCTAGTTTTGACACCCCATGTTTAGTGCGGACAAAGATAATAACTTTATTACATTCTTCTTTGGTTAACAAATTATGTAAGAGTTCCATTTTTGATTGTTTGCCTACTTCTATGATTGATTGTTCTATAGTGCCAGTAACATTCTTTTGAAGGTCTATGGTAACTGGGTCATGTTGGAAGCTATGAATAATATTCTTAATTTCTGTAGGCATTGATGCTGAGAAAAGTAAGACTTGTTTTTGTTGTGCCATGTGCTTACAAATATATTTGATATCTGCGATAAATCCCATATCTAACATGCGATCTGCTTCATCAAGAACAATATTATTAAAACCTTTTAATTGAAGATGCCCTTGCTTAATAATATCAATAAGTCTTCCAGGTGTTCCGATTACGATACATGGATTCTTTTTTAAGTCTTGTATTTGTGTTCTCATACTAGCTCCACCAATAATATTAGCAAATCGTAATCCAACATTCAATGAAAAAGCCATGGTGTCTTTTAATATCTGTATCGCCAACTCTCTGGTGGGCACGACAATGAGAACGAACTGTGTGCGATCGTGGAGGATTTTGTTGATCAGTGGAAGTAAAAATGCTGCAGTTTTGCCAGTTCCAGTATTGGCTAGACCAATGAGATCCTTACCACTTTGCACATGGGGAATAGCTAAATCTTGTATTTCAGTTGGTTTTTTAAAGCCAAGTAAGGATAAATTGTGAAGAATGTCTTTATGTAAATTAAAATCAGAGAAATTGTTAGCAATAACAACAGGAGTTTTTGGCTTGCTTTCCTGATGGCTAAATTTATCCTTAAGATTTTTGACATTAATAGAGGATCCCTTAAAAGGGCTTGAGTTCCTTTGGAATGGTTTTTTTGACCTACTAGAAAACGGCCTATTTTTTTTATTAAACATTGAGCTAATTGCTCAGCAAGAGATTATTGATGCGAATTAAATATTCAGATTTTTGTGCTTTTACTGTTGCAAGTGCGCATAGTATAACTTATTTTGTTCAAAAAAGTACGGCATATCAAATAATATTTTATTAATTGATATAATGGATTCTATGCCTTATAGATACAAAAATAGATATTTGGTAAGCTCAGGAAGTGGGGTGTCAAAAAAAGAAGTTCGCAAGTGGATGTGGAATAAGCTACTAACTAAACGAACTCACATCCCTCGCAAACTAATTATCGGTCAAAAACCTGATTTAGAATTAATTCAAAGCCA of Candidatus Methylacidiphilales bacterium contains these proteins:
- a CDS encoding nitric-oxide reductase large subunit is translated as MENYHSTFSVKRLWIILAASVTVMFGVLLYYGGQIYQTVPPIPKEVVTSTNEVVFTEADILTGQTIWQSIGGMHQGSIWGHGSYLAPDWSADWLHREAVELDKYYTQVGVGGGSLTQEQQAVIIAEKIKQELKLNTYNSNTQTITISAERAKAIALVTQHYLNLFQGIGESALALREQYAFPKQTVLSEAESKNLAAFFFWTAWSSTTLRPDDTVSYTNNFPHEPLVGNTPSASVLMWSIFSIFLLIAGIGFLVWYYAKQFDMWRGDIEPEAGFAKSDIMESVLLTPSMRATLKYFVVVALLMIVQVILGIITAHYQVEGHGLYGIPLSDYLPYSLSRSWHTQLAVLWIATAWLASGLFFAPLLSGYEPKYQVLGVNFLFISLLIIVVGAFAGQWLSVFRLLGGDSQKIFYFGTQGYEYVDMGRFWQIYLFIGLLLWVFLVLRALAPALKQKENNSLLILVILSTVSIGLLYGAGLMYNEHTNIGIVEYWRWWVVHLWVEGVFEVFATAIVAVVFVKMGILRIRVATTSVMISAIIFLSGGVLGTFHHLYWSGTPISVLALGAVFSALEVVPLTVMGFEAYQHVYMEKKVSWHDNYKWPFRFFAGVLFWNMIGAGAFGFLINPPISLYYMQGLNTTANHGHAALFGVYGMLGIGLMLFCLRGLTDISKWSEKLISFSFWSLQIGMILMTFFSLLPQGFYQAYHSFQNSYYYARSAEFMHNPIMQFFVWARVPGDIIFALGIVSLVIFVLTLIKHRR
- the nirK gene encoding copper-containing nitrite reductase; the protein is MNKIFTVVISTVMVLFQTSAYYYSKYFIHSYLLCFINVSTKITNDTIPSAKIIVKLEVKEIEKEIAPGVKYTFWTYGDYVPGKFIRVRVGDEVEFHLSNHPTSKVPHNIDLHAVTGTGGGAASSFTAPGHTSVFNFKVINPGLYIYHCATAPVGMHVANGMYGLIYVETEEGLPPVDKEFYVVQGDFYTVGKNGQQGYQPFSMEKAINETPDYVVFNGSTTSLVGPNALKVNVGETVRIFFGVGGPNLTSSFHPIGEIFDKVYPEGATNVFYENVQTTSVPPGGSSIVEFKSDVPGVSILVDHALTRAFNKGALGQIKFVGPENKTIYSGKVADEVYLPEGIDVRVPVEDKFVVATAPKTKADRIAKGKQLYITNCAACHQTNGAGIENVFPPLAKSDYLNKDKANAIRAVIKGLTGPIVVNGKKYNSAMPALNLNNDEVSNILTFVYNSWGNSNKEVTPEEVEAQRK
- a CDS encoding formylglycine-generating enzyme family protein, with amino-acid sequence MKIATFVVLTIVSAGSFSETIDSTTMVQIPEGMYKPFFSSPPASVKNTSKVAISQSTTFPTTRSVTIKSFWMDKYPVTRKQFMKFTETSPEWKKDKVSKLFSDQQYLSTNEIDQAPITNVSWFAAQSYCESAGKTLPTTDQYEYVYTNNNLDQTNIKSIEINWLSKPATKALRKVGEGNPNSFGIFDLYDLIFEWTYDFNAIIVNGGDSRDISDTDGQLFCGSGSLNSLDATNYPAFLRFSLRSSLDAKFSTSQLGFRCVINQKSL
- a CDS encoding SCO family protein yields the protein MKRVIFSVLMILFVLPVQAQSEPASLFSLPGTWQDSFSKEFTYKDFAKHRISIVAMVFTHCQAACPIIISQLKKLAKALPDDAEQRGIVFKMFSFDYERDNPTSNSAYLKEHKLNSSLWNMYSSDEVTVRKLALVLGVKYKRDEFGDFEHSNLVTIINAKGEIIIQLNAVTIDIQKALAAINLK
- a CDS encoding NINE protein, translated to MSELAIKKYCTNCGELISALDKFCSHCGVAVVGGGGEGGGNGEISTSVTSGAHQINVHVNVNSTAKDVEEEDLKSKVVAGVLALFLGGLGIHKFYCGRIGTGIVYLIFFWTFIPAIVGFIEGIIYLVQRNDKIFTKKYCY
- a CDS encoding extracellular solute-binding protein, with the translated sequence MLQNLHKSGLLIVCVVLALSLTSCKNKEESTAPKSLNFYNWSEYIDPAVITEFEAESGIKVQYDLFDSQEVVESKMLAGDSGYDLVVIGSNFMERFISNKLAYKLDKSLLPNLVNADPNFLKVLASFDANNEHAINYLWGMTAISYNEELVKKNLPNANLSSWSLLFDPTSAKALSKCGIAITDNPAEVVANALIYLKKDPLSGSIEDLGEAKKLLLAIRPYVKYIDTTKVINDFANKEICIGITYNGDANIAQTRADEAKLPIKIKFFVPKEGAVRFFDTLMIPSDAKNIAEAHTFINFILKPEIMAKITNFTQYANSNIQSSQFVDKAVLENTSIYPPKDLESKLISVRSYSLEYERALTDVWNSFRTAQAK
- a CDS encoding penicillin acylase family protein, which encodes MRFNYLALLFILQIGCVPAFALSLKQGEVKIIRDAYGVPAIFANSVREVYYGYGYAVAQDRLFQMEMIRRSTQGQVAEVLGVEYLAFDKYARNLFWKKSILAQIDALSVEEKAILDSYADGMNAYIDSISSEPQLIPHEFKKLGMALTKWNRFDVVMVFVGTMAGRYSDFTTELENLKLLGSLRKKYGDNTAQNIFNQLKWIVDPLAPTTIPRRYGSFEGRVTNKALLPPDQSWLKVDPVVSASEDMLGIMKPSPASNIWILGKNKSKNAEAILVNGPQFGLFDPGYVYAVSLHAPGFEVSGTTPFAYPCIIFGHNNAIGWGSTAGFGDLVDLFVEKLHDKNKNEYLHQGVYKPMEVTRETILVKNADPVIFTVSRSVHGNIIALGSEYAISKARSWEGTEVKSMFAWLYVAKAKNYQEWLQQASQFTLSINWYLIGSSGVIGYSHVGRLPLRHSQHDSRFPILGTGEYDWKGFLPFTKNPKFYDPSGSFLTNWNNSPMHNYPNPDMLWWNWSIVDRVNEINIRFPRSGSMSASEAWDIIPKTSEADLNARYFVPLFLAAMKKAKLSLTQLELLEQIKQWSRNEQIYKDGKYSDFLKLWISEVAQRTFTPVLDKPYVTSFLDIGDIDHGSNNNSINNTVGVKALYYALLGKNSSIPYIFDWYTGTSSVQVIQDSFFALFTPEDKSKVVGGNTTKMFSYSHKNFLDIPQSLSNLTHFTTSQMNRGTQNNMIVFAKKKVSQCNVTPPGQNGTMLQEGQYQKHGVDQLTLYNTYQCKQQYFYESDIVSHSSSQLSIIVK
- a CDS encoding GNAT family N-acetyltransferase, producing the protein MNHAFDVTVASEKDLTKIIPMFCNYRLFYQKPISPSEAQTYLAMRMNKKESVILIASTPLTSLGFIQLYPTFCSLLTRPIYVLYDLYVEKDYRRSGVAKAMMQFAEEVARANGMAQITLTTAHTNVNAQALYHSLGYVKDLEFATFTKLLD
- a CDS encoding DEAD/DEAH box helicase — encoded protein: MFNKKNRPFSSRSKKPFQRNSSPFKGSSINVKNLKDKFSHQESKPKTPVVIANNFSDFNLHKDILHNLSLLGFKKPTEIQDLAIPHVQSGKDLIGLANTGTGKTAAFLLPLINKILHDRTQFVLIVVPTRELAIQILKDTMAFSLNVGLRFANIIGGASMRTQIQDLKKNPCIVIGTPGRLIDIIKQGHLQLKGFNNIVLDEADRMLDMGFIADIKYICKHMAQQKQVLLFSASMPTEIKNIIHSFQHDPVTIDLQKNVTGTIEQSIIEVGKQSKMELLHNLLTKEECNKVIIFVRTKHGVSKLEKDLIQRGFKATSIHGDKTQAARQKSLLLFRENKVQILIATDIASRGLDIPQVSHVINFDLPANYDDYTHRIGRTGRAGNTGIAITFAP